A genomic stretch from Natronomonas gomsonensis includes:
- a CDS encoding MATE family efflux transporter, with translation MKDRSVNVTDGELFKPLVVLSAPIVAAQVLQVGYNLADTFWVGQLGADAVAALSYAWAIVFLMVSVGGGLTVAGTVLVSQHKGSGDFRQSHHVAGQTVSFVSVVAIVFAAAGYLSAPYLLAIVGATPGTAAHTYATDYTRVVFLGVIFMFWFFIFDALMRGWGDTRTPLYLMAGSVALNVALDPFLVLGFVDNPMFAWTGTESLQTTLFALTGFEGYGVKGAAIATVIARFFPAVIGLYLLLFGDVGLSPELSDFLLQRETVGKILDVGAPIGAEQGLRSGGIAAMTAIIALAGDDAVAAYGIVNRLASLLFLPALGFARGTETVVGQNLGAGHTDRAKRAVFLASATVAGAFFVVVAAAYPFAESITGVFLPPGDDAAGTVIEYGAAYIRIAGPAYVFLGVFQVVLGGFRGSGSTRAAMLLSVQELWLFRIPLSFVFLTAFGWGVVGVWYAVAISFVASALTTGAWFLRGTWTGSVVDPEDVDAPGGLEVADD, from the coding sequence GTGAAAGACCGGTCAGTCAACGTCACGGACGGCGAGCTGTTCAAGCCGCTCGTCGTCCTCTCGGCCCCCATCGTCGCCGCACAGGTCCTGCAGGTCGGCTACAACCTCGCCGACACCTTCTGGGTCGGCCAGTTGGGCGCCGACGCCGTCGCCGCGCTGTCGTACGCGTGGGCCATCGTCTTCCTGATGGTGAGCGTCGGCGGCGGCCTCACCGTCGCCGGAACCGTCCTTGTCTCCCAACACAAGGGGTCGGGCGACTTCCGGCAGTCACACCACGTCGCCGGACAGACCGTCTCGTTCGTCTCCGTCGTCGCAATAGTCTTCGCCGCCGCCGGCTACCTCTCGGCGCCGTATCTGCTCGCCATCGTCGGTGCGACCCCCGGCACCGCCGCCCACACCTACGCCACCGACTACACCAGAGTCGTCTTCCTCGGGGTCATCTTCATGTTCTGGTTCTTCATCTTCGATGCGCTCATGCGCGGGTGGGGCGACACGAGGACGCCGCTGTACCTCATGGCCGGCAGCGTCGCGCTCAACGTCGCTTTGGACCCGTTTCTCGTCTTGGGGTTCGTCGACAACCCGATGTTCGCGTGGACGGGCACCGAGTCCCTCCAGACGACGCTGTTCGCACTGACCGGCTTCGAGGGCTACGGCGTCAAGGGCGCGGCTATCGCCACCGTCATCGCGCGCTTCTTCCCGGCGGTAATCGGGCTGTACCTGCTTCTGTTCGGCGACGTGGGACTCTCGCCGGAGCTTTCGGACTTCCTGCTCCAGCGGGAAACCGTTGGGAAAATCCTCGACGTGGGTGCCCCCATCGGCGCCGAACAGGGGCTCCGCTCGGGTGGCATCGCCGCGATGACGGCCATCATCGCGCTGGCCGGCGACGACGCCGTCGCCGCCTACGGCATCGTCAATCGCCTCGCGTCGCTGCTGTTCCTCCCGGCGCTCGGCTTCGCCCGCGGCACCGAAACCGTCGTCGGCCAGAACCTCGGCGCCGGCCACACCGACCGTGCCAAGCGGGCCGTCTTCCTCGCAAGCGCGACCGTCGCCGGGGCGTTTTTCGTCGTCGTCGCGGCCGCCTACCCCTTCGCCGAGTCCATCACCGGCGTCTTCCTCCCACCCGGCGACGACGCCGCGGGAACCGTCATCGAGTACGGCGCAGCCTACATCCGCATCGCCGGCCCCGCATACGTCTTCCTTGGGGTGTTTCAGGTCGTGTTGGGCGGATTCCGGGGGTCCGGGTCGACCAGGGCGGCGATGTTGCTCTCCGTCCAGGAGTTGTGGCTGTTCCGCATCCCGCTTTCCTTCGTCTTCCTGACGGCCTTCGGGTGGGGCGTCGTCGGCGTCTGGTACGCCGTCGCCATCTCCTTTGTGGCCTCGGCGCTGACGACCGGTGCGTGGTTCCTCCGCGGGACCTGGACCGGCAGCGTCGTCGACCCCGAGGACGTGGACGCCCCCGGCGGGCTGGAAGTCGCCGACGACTGA
- a CDS encoding putative quinol monooxygenase: MIVMHAGLPIAPDSREDALELVEELAVESRAEDGVIDYRVTADIEAPNTVRVIEQYEDGDAVDAHMGSDHFESFQAEIAAHLAGEPELYRYDVDSKTQLM, encoded by the coding sequence ATGATAGTGATGCACGCGGGGTTACCCATCGCACCGGATAGCCGCGAGGACGCCCTCGAACTCGTCGAAGAACTCGCCGTCGAATCCCGCGCCGAGGACGGCGTCATCGACTACCGCGTCACGGCCGACATCGAGGCGCCCAACACCGTCCGCGTCATCGAGCAGTACGAGGACGGCGACGCCGTCGACGCCCACATGGGAAGCGACCACTTCGAATCGTTCCAAGCGGAAATCGCCGCCCACCTCGCCGGCGAACCCGAGTTGTACCGATACGACGTGGATTCGAAGACCCAACTAATGTAG
- a CDS encoding DolP-mannose mannosyltransferase yields the protein MATAIERLMTEPEPTGRLRVLHDGVEENWFRSLAVGAAVVLVVATVVKFAADPFEVNRDSALFQHAGWYITQGATPYVDFWDLKPPLIYAVTTLLALLSGGNMAVLHVLSVFVAVVAVWSGVVVVGLLTYCLTDDGFAAVVAGLTMFVMPTVYAFPASGIRPKYFAFCFGAAALLFAVEDRPALAGVAAATSAGFWQLGGGLAILVVAIGFQRGGWQASGRTVAGGLAVAALVVGPFVAAGLAVPLFVETVIAPVYGVEGYTVAGRLLAVVVEIGISGVAFVAVGASGWLRGLAVDGRRYWWVALGGVGYTGQIFLEMQGAIELILLFSFLSVGVGVLVAHAEVPSRRWRVVAVVVVLAFAGGYWAAAPVTPLKDDLEETQAELDGPKYETLPPIPEGAPSMQTIYWEKQHPEMCHYRFGEKQRAFEAQMGGDLTKSQCGQWPFEDPPREWSLGGWV from the coding sequence GTGGCAACAGCGATTGAACGACTGATGACCGAACCGGAACCGACCGGACGGCTTCGAGTACTCCACGACGGCGTCGAGGAGAACTGGTTCCGCAGTCTCGCGGTCGGGGCGGCCGTCGTCCTCGTCGTCGCGACGGTCGTGAAGTTCGCCGCCGACCCCTTCGAGGTGAACCGCGACTCGGCGCTGTTCCAACACGCCGGCTGGTACATCACGCAGGGCGCGACGCCGTACGTCGACTTCTGGGACCTCAAACCGCCGCTCATCTACGCGGTGACGACGCTGCTTGCCCTCCTTTCCGGCGGGAACATGGCAGTGTTGCACGTCCTGAGCGTATTCGTCGCCGTCGTCGCCGTCTGGTCCGGCGTGGTCGTGGTCGGCTTGCTCACCTACTGTCTCACCGACGACGGCTTCGCCGCCGTCGTCGCCGGGTTGACGATGTTCGTCATGCCGACGGTGTACGCCTTCCCCGCCTCCGGCATCCGGCCGAAGTACTTCGCGTTCTGCTTCGGCGCCGCGGCGCTGCTGTTCGCCGTCGAGGACCGCCCTGCTCTCGCCGGAGTCGCCGCGGCGACCAGCGCGGGTTTCTGGCAGTTGGGTGGGGGACTCGCGATACTGGTCGTCGCCATCGGCTTCCAGCGTGGCGGCTGGCAAGCAAGCGGCCGGACGGTCGCCGGCGGTCTCGCTGTCGCGGCCCTCGTCGTCGGACCGTTCGTCGCCGCCGGATTGGCCGTCCCGCTGTTCGTCGAAACCGTCATCGCGCCGGTGTACGGCGTCGAGGGATACACCGTTGCCGGCCGACTCCTCGCCGTCGTCGTCGAAATCGGTATCAGCGGTGTCGCCTTCGTCGCCGTCGGCGCCTCCGGGTGGCTCCGCGGACTCGCGGTCGACGGCCGACGGTACTGGTGGGTCGCGTTGGGCGGCGTCGGCTACACCGGACAAATCTTCCTCGAGATGCAGGGGGCAATCGAGTTGATACTGCTCTTCTCCTTCCTCTCGGTCGGCGTCGGGGTGCTCGTGGCTCACGCCGAGGTGCCGTCACGACGATGGCGAGTCGTCGCCGTCGTCGTCGTGTTGGCTTTCGCAGGCGGTTACTGGGCGGCCGCGCCGGTGACGCCGCTCAAGGACGACCTCGAAGAGACCCAAGCCGAACTGGACGGACCGAAATACGAAACGCTGCCGCCGATTCCGGAGGGTGCGCCGTCGATGCAGACGATTTACTGGGAGAAACAGCACCCAGAGATGTGTCACTACCGCTTCGGCGAGAAACAACGGGCGTTCGAGGCACAGATGGGCGGCGACCTAACGAAATCACAGTGTGGGCAGTGGCCCTTCGAGGACCCGCCGCGGGAGTGGTCGCTTGGAGGGTGGGTGTGA
- a CDS encoding IS6 family transposase codes for MAEITRLSGCSDWIELDFVERERTPSELMKLGIRLHLAGLSLSNTIRELEKFGVERSRKAVHDWVQKADLQPADDTSPDHVALDETVIQINGQQFWLYAAVDPETNKFLHVRLFTTTTTALTQRFLQELREKHDVSDAVFLVDYAKHLAAALRRAGLRFQTIRHGNRNAVERIFREIKRRTSSFSNSFSHVQPTTAETWLQAFAVWWNSLN; via the coding sequence ATGGCAGAAATCACACGCCTCAGCGGTTGTAGCGACTGGATCGAGTTAGATTTTGTGGAGCGAGAGCGGACACCGAGCGAGCTGATGAAGCTCGGTATTCGACTCCATCTGGCTGGTCTATCACTTTCGAATACCATTCGAGAACTTGAGAAGTTCGGTGTCGAACGGTCACGAAAAGCCGTTCACGATTGGGTGCAGAAAGCCGATCTACAGCCAGCCGACGATACCAGTCCGGATCACGTTGCGCTTGACGAAACGGTGATCCAAATCAACGGTCAGCAGTTTTGGCTGTACGCCGCTGTCGATCCAGAGACAAACAAATTCCTGCACGTACGGCTGTTTACGACCACTACAACTGCATTGACACAGCGATTTCTGCAGGAACTTCGTGAGAAACACGACGTCTCTGACGCCGTGTTTCTCGTCGATTACGCCAAACATTTAGCGGCAGCACTCCGCCGAGCAGGGCTCCGATTTCAGACGATCCGGCATGGAAATCGGAATGCTGTCGAACGTATCTTTAGAGAGATAAAACGACGAACTTCTTCGTTTAGTAATAGCTTTAGCCACGTGCAGCCGACGACGGCAGAAACATGGCTGCAAGCCTTCGCCGTCTGGTGGAATTCACTTAACTAA
- a CDS encoding carboxypeptidase regulatory-like domain-containing protein has product MRNTLRVLIALSMVGWLLAGAVGGAAAQSGSQVTLTVSVVDQANDSVGGATITASWEDGERTATTASNGRAFVDVPEDETVELDVEHEEYVRNHPLVIEEATERDVTLRVSEKGNATVTVTDSPDRALQDARVEFRRDGRTAAEGWTDEDGTFSTDIIEQGEYSIAVVKPGYFRETSTEDVGVDTPVSFTLERGSVNFEVSVVDDHFEDPQSLDDVRVSVNAENFEASVSSSGGTASLSVPVNTRYNVTVSKDGYVSSSRSLRVTEGAREIEMTTQRVPTLTVEPQNTRVVVGETTRVRVLNAYGEPVEGATLQRNNETVGETDANGELVVTIDSAGEQELVATNGSVASAPAVIEGVDPDATETPGDATETPTATEGAGTGFGVGAGIAALLALGVLFRRR; this is encoded by the coding sequence ATGCGAAATACGTTACGTGTTCTCATCGCACTGTCGATGGTAGGGTGGCTCCTCGCCGGCGCGGTCGGCGGAGCGGCCGCCCAATCGGGGTCACAGGTGACCCTGACCGTGTCGGTGGTCGACCAGGCCAACGACTCCGTCGGCGGTGCGACCATCACTGCGAGCTGGGAGGACGGCGAACGGACCGCGACGACGGCGAGCAACGGGCGAGCCTTCGTCGACGTTCCCGAAGACGAGACCGTCGAACTCGATGTCGAACACGAGGAGTACGTCCGGAACCACCCGCTCGTCATCGAGGAGGCGACCGAACGCGACGTGACGCTTCGCGTCTCCGAGAAGGGCAACGCGACGGTGACGGTGACCGACTCCCCCGACCGGGCCCTTCAGGACGCACGCGTCGAGTTCCGACGCGATGGCCGAACCGCCGCCGAGGGTTGGACCGACGAGGACGGCACGTTCTCGACGGACATCATCGAACAGGGCGAGTACAGCATCGCCGTCGTCAAGCCCGGTTACTTCCGGGAGACGAGCACCGAGGACGTCGGCGTCGACACGCCGGTGTCCTTCACTCTGGAGCGTGGCAGCGTCAACTTCGAAGTGAGCGTCGTCGACGACCACTTCGAAGACCCACAGTCCCTCGACGACGTCCGGGTCTCGGTCAACGCCGAGAACTTCGAGGCCAGCGTCAGCAGTTCCGGCGGCACCGCCTCGCTGTCGGTACCCGTCAACACCCGATACAACGTGACTGTGAGCAAGGACGGCTACGTCTCCTCTTCGCGCTCTCTCCGGGTGACCGAAGGCGCCCGCGAAATCGAGATGACGACCCAGCGGGTGCCGACGCTCACCGTCGAACCGCAGAACACCCGCGTCGTCGTCGGTGAGACGACCCGCGTCCGCGTCCTCAACGCCTACGGCGAACCCGTCGAGGGAGCGACCCTTCAGCGGAACAACGAGACTGTCGGCGAAACCGACGCCAACGGAGAACTCGTCGTGACAATCGACTCGGCAGGCGAACAGGAACTCGTCGCGACGAACGGCAGCGTCGCGTCGGCTCCAGCCGTCATCGAGGGGGTCGACCCCGACGCGACGGAGACGCCGGGGGACGCGACGGAGACGCCGACGGCCACTGAGGGCGCCGGTACGGGCTTCGGTGTCGGTGCCGGAATCGCCGCCCTGCTCGCGTTGGGCGTGCTGTTCCGCCGGCGCTGA
- a CDS encoding PfkB family carbohydrate kinase, whose product MELVTLGAAALELAPPGSERLETAQTLDVGVTGPECNAAAAAGRLGAEPVWLSRLPAGPLGARVEGELRGHGVEVVADTVAGRQGLTFFERGRTPRPDARIDDLGNAVVEGLTMDSIPTDRVEAADTAYVTAATPRASTGLAGATAKFLKTASDAGARTALGVLDTRGWHDLDSARETLEGLLPAVDVLVGTADAVEAVFDRGGEPSKVTHALASSHDLETVALCRASDATAWHDSTVHGFERPDVDSVDSTGAVDAFAGAFLAGLDDGVKAALRRAIAADALVRTTPEALPAFSSDEVGAVAETLDRT is encoded by the coding sequence ATGGAACTCGTCACGCTGGGTGCGGCCGCGTTGGAACTCGCGCCGCCGGGGAGCGAACGGCTGGAAACGGCCCAAACGCTCGACGTGGGCGTCACCGGGCCGGAGTGCAACGCCGCGGCGGCGGCGGGCCGACTCGGCGCGGAACCGGTGTGGCTCTCGCGGCTTCCGGCGGGACCGCTCGGCGCCCGCGTCGAGGGCGAACTCCGGGGCCACGGCGTCGAAGTCGTCGCCGACACCGTCGCGGGTCGACAGGGGCTGACGTTCTTCGAGCGCGGCCGCACGCCGCGTCCGGACGCCCGCATCGACGACCTCGGGAACGCCGTCGTTGAGGGGTTGACGATGGACTCGATTCCGACCGACCGCGTGGAGGCCGCCGACACTGCCTACGTCACCGCCGCGACGCCACGGGCGTCGACGGGGTTGGCCGGTGCGACCGCGAAGTTCCTCAAGACTGCAAGCGATGCGGGCGCGAGGACGGCACTCGGCGTCTTGGACACCCGAGGGTGGCACGACCTCGACTCCGCACGGGAGACCCTCGAAGGGCTGTTGCCCGCCGTCGACGTGTTGGTCGGCACCGCAGACGCCGTCGAGGCCGTCTTCGACCGCGGCGGCGAACCCTCGAAAGTGACCCACGCCCTGGCGTCGTCTCACGACCTGGAGACGGTGGCGCTGTGTCGGGCATCCGACGCCACGGCGTGGCACGACTCGACGGTCCACGGCTTCGAGCGCCCCGATGTCGATTCGGTCGATTCGACCGGTGCCGTCGACGCCTTCGCCGGCGCTTTCCTCGCCGGTCTCGACGACGGCGTCAAGGCGGCGTTGCGCCGGGCCATCGCCGCCGACGCGCTGGTCAGGACGACGCCCGAGGCACTGCCGGCGTTTTCGAGCGACGAGGTCGGGGCCGTCGCGGAGACGCTCGACCGAACCTAA
- the mutL gene encoding DNA mismatch repair endonuclease MutL, translating to MSPDIRELDDDTRDRIAAGEVVERPASVVKELLENALDAGASRVTVGVESGGKERIVVTDDGVGMSEAEVRKAVREHTTSKLRDISDLDSIGTLGFRGEALHAIGSVARLCIRTKPRGGSRGTELVVSGGDVQECGPVGCPEGTTVEVTDLFGNVPARRKYLKTDATEFDHVQSVVAGYGLANPAVSVTLEHDGRESFSTAGDGDRRSAVMAVYGREVAASMVPIAADHDDGGPLAGVDGLISHPETNRAGREYMTTLVNGRYVTASTVREAVVDAYGTQLAPDRYPFAVVDIDVPPGGVDVNVHPRKLEVLFADSEGVRRQVREAVEAALLDEGLLRSSAPRGRSAPEQTEIPAGDDGDGGRDADAELTDSGHHTRPEAGGGSTPTSASRGSDVDDDNDSRPTPAWTGPDSTDSETSTADSANDGSTADTVDRRFRDRPTQRTFDGEETRGAPETFDRLPSLSVLGQFDDTYLVCESADGLLLIDQHAADERVNYERLRERFAGDVTTQTLADPVELAVTAREAALLDDHSEALARLGFRVRRADDRTVTVTTVPALLAEELGAEAAELARDLLGEFVEGDPTGTVEAVVDDLLGDLACHPSIKGNTSLREGTVAELLAALDDCENPYACPHGRPTIIELPREEIENRFERDYPGHGGRRD from the coding sequence ATGAGCCCCGACATCCGCGAACTCGACGACGACACGCGCGACAGAATCGCCGCCGGCGAGGTGGTCGAGCGCCCCGCCTCGGTCGTCAAGGAACTCCTCGAAAACGCCCTCGACGCCGGCGCCTCGCGAGTGACCGTCGGCGTCGAATCCGGCGGCAAAGAGCGCATCGTCGTCACCGACGACGGCGTCGGGATGTCGGAAGCCGAGGTGCGGAAGGCCGTCCGCGAACATACGACGAGCAAACTCCGCGACATCTCCGACCTCGATTCCATCGGAACGCTCGGCTTTCGGGGGGAGGCACTCCACGCCATCGGTTCGGTCGCTCGGCTGTGTATCCGGACGAAACCCCGCGGCGGGTCGCGGGGCACCGAACTCGTCGTCTCCGGCGGCGATGTCCAAGAGTGTGGCCCCGTCGGCTGTCCCGAAGGGACGACCGTCGAGGTGACCGACCTCTTCGGCAACGTTCCAGCCCGACGGAAGTACCTCAAGACCGACGCCACGGAGTTCGACCACGTCCAGTCGGTCGTTGCGGGCTACGGGCTGGCAAACCCCGCGGTGTCGGTGACGCTCGAACACGACGGCCGGGAATCGTTCTCGACGGCCGGCGACGGCGACCGACGGAGCGCGGTGATGGCGGTGTACGGCCGGGAGGTCGCCGCCTCGATGGTGCCGATAGCGGCCGACCACGACGACGGCGGCCCGCTGGCCGGCGTCGACGGACTAATCAGCCATCCCGAGACGAACCGCGCGGGCCGGGAGTACATGACCACGCTCGTCAACGGTCGGTACGTCACCGCGAGCACCGTCCGTGAGGCCGTCGTCGACGCCTACGGGACGCAGTTGGCGCCGGACCGCTATCCCTTCGCAGTCGTCGACATCGACGTGCCGCCGGGCGGCGTCGACGTGAACGTCCATCCGCGGAAACTCGAAGTATTGTTCGCCGACAGCGAGGGTGTCCGCCGGCAGGTCCGAGAGGCTGTCGAGGCGGCGCTGCTGGACGAGGGCCTGTTGCGCTCGTCGGCGCCGCGGGGCCGCTCGGCGCCCGAACAGACGGAGATTCCGGCGGGCGACGATGGCGACGGCGGCCGGGACGCCGACGCCGAATTGACCGACTCGGGACACCACACTCGACCGGAAGCGGGGGGTGGTTCCACACCCACCTCCGCTTCGCGTGGGAGCGATGTGGATGACGACAACGACAGTCGGCCGACACCCGCCTGGACCGGACCCGATTCGACAGATAGCGAGACGTCGACTGCGGACTCGGCGAACGACGGGAGCACCGCCGATACGGTCGACCGCCGGTTCCGCGACCGACCCACTCAGCGGACCTTCGACGGCGAGGAGACGCGGGGGGCCCCCGAGACGTTCGACCGACTCCCGTCGCTGTCGGTTTTGGGACAGTTCGACGACACCTACCTCGTCTGTGAGAGCGCCGACGGCCTGCTGTTGATCGACCAACACGCCGCCGACGAGCGGGTGAACTACGAGCGGTTGCGCGAGCGCTTCGCCGGCGACGTGACGACCCAGACGCTCGCCGACCCGGTCGAGTTGGCGGTCACCGCCCGGGAGGCGGCGCTTCTCGACGACCACAGCGAGGCGCTCGCCCGACTTGGGTTCCGGGTCCGTCGGGCCGACGACCGAACCGTCACGGTGACGACGGTGCCCGCGCTCCTCGCGGAGGAACTCGGCGCCGAGGCGGCCGAACTGGCCCGCGATTTGCTGGGCGAGTTCGTCGAGGGCGACCCGACGGGAACCGTCGAAGCCGTCGTCGACGACCTGCTGGGCGATTTGGCGTGTCACCCCTCCATCAAGGGCAACACCTCGCTGCGGGAGGGGACGGTCGCGGAGTTGCTCGCGGCCCTCGACGACTGTGAGAACCCCTACGCGTGCCCGCACGGCCGGCCGACGATTATCGAACTCCCGCGCGAGGAAATCGAGAACCGCTTCGAGCGGGACTACCCCGGCCACGGCGGCCGCCGGGACTGA
- a CDS encoding TetR/AcrR family transcriptional regulator produces the protein MVEETRDRIMEATYRALCEHGYASLTMQDIADECDCSKSLLHYHFDTKEDLLVALLAHLIEKFDERVSPSDEDPREQLVDLVEIFCFGDGRARADHRAFHTALLELRAQAPHNDAFRAQLAENDAQVHATVTAVIERGIESGAFREVDARRTAAHILAAIQGARIRWVTLGDDDSIEAVHDALVDDLIDGWLVVE, from the coding sequence ATGGTTGAAGAGACGCGTGACCGAATCATGGAGGCGACCTACCGGGCGCTCTGTGAGCACGGGTACGCCTCGCTGACGATGCAGGACATCGCCGACGAGTGCGACTGCAGCAAATCGCTGTTGCACTACCACTTCGACACGAAGGAGGACCTGCTGGTCGCGCTGCTGGCACACCTCATCGAGAAGTTCGACGAGCGCGTCTCGCCATCCGACGAGGACCCCCGCGAGCAACTCGTCGATTTGGTCGAAATATTCTGCTTCGGCGACGGCCGCGCGCGCGCCGACCACCGGGCGTTCCACACCGCGCTGTTGGAACTCCGAGCGCAGGCGCCGCACAACGACGCCTTCCGAGCGCAGTTGGCCGAAAACGACGCACAGGTACACGCGACCGTGACCGCGGTCATCGAGCGTGGCATCGAGAGCGGCGCGTTCCGCGAGGTCGACGCCCGCCGGACCGCCGCCCACATTCTCGCGGCGATTCAGGGCGCCCGGATTCGGTGGGTCACGTTGGGCGACGACGACAGCATCGAGGCCGTCCACGATGCGCTCGTCGATGACCTCATCGACGGCTGGCTGGTGGTCGAGTGA